In Rhodothermus marinus DSM 4252, a single genomic region encodes these proteins:
- a CDS encoding YqgE/AlgH family protein has product MESPTLRPGILLIAPPMLEDPNFWRTVVLLCAHGEDGSFGLILNRPTTLTLREVLDVPVSYPLFVGGPVQPDTLHILHRLGDEIPEAQPVVNGVYWGGEVEALLDRLRTNPPEPDEMRFFLGYSGWAPGQLEAEYEAGGWILAPAHAANVFEDTPEKLWRTVLRRMGGEYALLANFPDDPRLN; this is encoded by the coding sequence ATGGAGTCGCCGACGCTGCGTCCCGGAATCCTGCTCATCGCGCCCCCCATGCTGGAAGACCCGAACTTCTGGCGCACGGTGGTGCTGCTGTGCGCGCACGGCGAAGACGGGAGTTTCGGGCTGATTCTGAACCGGCCCACCACGCTGACGCTTCGCGAGGTACTCGACGTGCCCGTCTCCTACCCGCTCTTCGTGGGAGGGCCCGTTCAACCCGACACGTTGCACATTCTGCACCGGCTGGGCGACGAAATTCCCGAAGCGCAACCCGTGGTGAACGGCGTCTACTGGGGCGGCGAAGTGGAAGCCCTGCTGGACCGGCTGCGCACGAATCCACCGGAGCCCGACGAAATGCGCTTCTTCCTGGGCTATTCGGGCTGGGCGCCGGGACAGCTCGAAGCCGAATACGAGGCGGGCGGCTGGATTCTCGCCCCGGCACACGCGGCCAACGTATTTGAGGACACGCCCGAAAAGCTCTGGCGCACGGTGCTGCGCCGCATGGGCGGCGAGTATGCGCTGCTGGCCAACTTTCCGGACGATCCCCGCCTGAACTGA